From Gimesia panareensis, the proteins below share one genomic window:
- a CDS encoding polysaccharide biosynthesis tyrosine autokinase, with amino-acid sequence MNSSGPGVDIVRLLFRNKYLIVGGLIAGLLLGQAAYMKLGPIFSATTKIQVSQKNPVPIKEGEVQTFGELTAHIDVIKSPRIVGQAVKAAHLTELPTLEGEKDPAQEIIDSLKVKRLSGTDRTYLNILNLTYENPNSHDAKVIMQAIVDAYQHYLDEVRDQNTGEIIQQLNKANKSLLAELERKKKEYTEFRKDAPLYWESTPGSEAAVAGSTNMHQERVKAIDNERRQNLLKLTELKSKINTLKAAIASGESKETLELLAQQFLMGQARGQAGAAAGGVETQALAPGNTQVERARAALETHLMPLLIQKNRLERDFKKNHPDLDAVNRSIETIVNLYRRQGLEISADNLESGEFQVSKMKDVDFVNIYLKSMEQQLKELENRETELTRLFNQETELAKKVGNYQVVDQAYNEEIAQLKSQRESIFKQLLLEKVAKGNSGYTMTQLSPVKDELVIKRQLKFLMAGGAAGLGLVLALSYFREMRDTTIKTVDEIRNQLHLPMLGEVPQFTETPAHVDESQFDSALWYYYRPASREAEAYRSLRTSLLLKTDRSGAKVLQVTSAEPGDGKTTSVSNLAMAIAQTGRKVLIIDADLRRPTVHKLFGINNAVGLGDVLAQEIDAQTSIRETRISNLSILTAGMLPENPSEMLVSRRFAETVNQLRNDYDYVLIDTPPLVVVSDPSVIASIVDGVLLVVRIDKNRRGIIRKVQQIIQTNGIRITGLIANNVITNSLAGYDYIDSEGYQEYFQNPAQKTETPVEKPARTEVTS; translated from the coding sequence ATGAATTCTTCCGGTCCGGGAGTGGATATCGTACGGCTGCTGTTCAGAAATAAATACCTGATCGTCGGAGGCCTGATAGCCGGACTGCTGCTGGGACAGGCGGCCTATATGAAGCTGGGGCCGATTTTCTCGGCCACAACCAAAATTCAGGTTTCGCAGAAAAATCCGGTTCCCATCAAAGAAGGTGAAGTTCAGACTTTTGGGGAACTGACGGCTCACATCGATGTGATCAAAAGCCCCCGCATTGTAGGGCAGGCCGTCAAAGCCGCCCATCTGACGGAACTGCCGACACTGGAAGGAGAAAAGGATCCGGCCCAGGAAATCATCGATTCACTCAAAGTGAAGCGTCTTTCCGGGACCGACCGCACCTATCTGAATATTCTCAATCTGACCTATGAGAACCCAAACTCCCACGATGCCAAAGTGATCATGCAGGCCATCGTGGATGCCTATCAGCACTATCTGGATGAAGTTCGCGACCAGAATACCGGTGAAATCATTCAGCAGTTGAATAAGGCCAACAAGTCGCTGCTTGCAGAGTTGGAACGGAAGAAAAAAGAATACACCGAGTTTCGCAAAGACGCACCTCTCTACTGGGAAAGTACTCCCGGTTCTGAAGCCGCTGTCGCGGGCAGCACGAATATGCACCAGGAACGCGTCAAGGCAATCGACAATGAACGCCGCCAGAACCTGCTCAAGCTGACCGAACTCAAATCAAAAATTAACACACTCAAAGCGGCCATCGCCAGCGGGGAGTCCAAAGAGACTCTGGAACTGCTCGCGCAGCAGTTTCTGATGGGACAGGCACGCGGACAGGCGGGCGCAGCAGCGGGTGGCGTGGAAACACAGGCGCTCGCACCGGGAAACACACAGGTGGAACGGGCCCGCGCCGCACTTGAAACGCACCTGATGCCGCTGTTGATTCAGAAGAATCGCCTGGAACGGGATTTCAAAAAGAATCATCCGGATCTGGACGCCGTCAATCGCAGTATTGAAACCATTGTGAACCTCTACCGTCGGCAGGGACTTGAAATCTCAGCGGATAATCTGGAGTCAGGGGAGTTTCAGGTCTCCAAAATGAAAGATGTCGACTTCGTCAATATCTATCTGAAGTCGATGGAACAGCAGCTGAAAGAGCTGGAGAACCGGGAAACCGAGCTGACCCGACTGTTTAACCAGGAAACTGAACTGGCGAAGAAAGTGGGCAACTACCAGGTGGTGGACCAGGCCTACAATGAAGAGATCGCCCAGCTGAAATCACAACGGGAGAGCATTTTTAAACAGCTGCTGCTCGAAAAAGTGGCCAAGGGGAACAGCGGTTATACCATGACCCAGCTCTCACCGGTGAAAGATGAACTGGTCATCAAGCGACAGTTGAAATTTCTGATGGCAGGGGGCGCAGCCGGTCTGGGACTGGTTCTGGCACTTTCCTACTTCCGGGAAATGCGGGATACGACCATCAAGACAGTCGATGAGATTCGCAATCAGCTGCATTTGCCGATGCTGGGAGAAGTCCCGCAATTTACAGAAACCCCCGCGCATGTGGATGAGAGTCAGTTCGACTCGGCGCTCTGGTATTACTATCGCCCCGCCTCCCGGGAAGCGGAGGCTTACCGTTCTCTGCGCACCTCATTGCTGTTGAAAACCGATCGCAGCGGCGCCAAGGTGTTGCAGGTCACCAGCGCGGAACCCGGTGACGGTAAGACGACCTCAGTTTCCAACCTGGCGATGGCGATTGCCCAGACAGGCCGTAAAGTACTGATTATCGATGCCGACCTGCGTCGTCCGACGGTGCACAAACTGTTCGGGATCAATAACGCGGTTGGATTGGGAGATGTACTGGCCCAGGAAATTGATGCCCAGACTTCAATCCGTGAGACCCGCATCAGCAATCTGTCGATTTTGACCGCGGGCATGCTGCCGGAAAATCCTTCGGAAATGCTGGTATCGCGGCGCTTTGCCGAGACCGTCAATCAGCTGCGCAACGACTACGATTACGTGCTCATTGATACGCCGCCACTGGTCGTCGTCAGCGATCCGTCAGTCATTGCTTCGATTGTCGATGGCGTTCTGCTGGTCGTCCGCATTGACAAAAATCGACGCGGCATAATTCGCAAGGTGCAGCAGATTATCCAGACCAATGGGATCCGGATTACCGGACTGATCGCCAATAATGTGATCACAAACTCGCTGGCCGGCTATGATTATATTGACAGTGAAGGCTACCAGGAATACTTCCAGAATCCTGCTCAAAAGACAGAAACACCTGTGGAAAAGCCCGCCAGGACGGAAGTCACCAGCTGA
- a CDS encoding SDR family oxidoreductase — translation MTNYLVTGGAGFIGSHLATRLINDGHRVRVFDNLSTGALKNLAHIKEQVEFVEGDLRDLSAVEQAVKDVDIIFHQAALASVPRSVDHPLDTHEACVTGTIHVLDAARRLGVQRVVYAGSSSAYGNQKQMPKHEGQTPEVLSPYAAAKLAGELYCQAFANSYDLETVRIRYFNVFGPRQDPNSPYSAVIPLFASALLEGKRPLIFGDGLQSRDFTFVDNVVQANILASQADADVVSGNVYNVACGSSLNLIDLLKFICEQLDKPYDPDFQPPRTGDVKHSWADISAAQRDLGYEPVVDIKEGLRRTIEWYAEYVGADSNKCLGGC, via the coding sequence GTGACAAATTATTTAGTAACCGGCGGTGCAGGCTTCATTGGATCTCATCTGGCCACGCGATTGATCAACGACGGACACCGGGTCCGCGTATTTGACAATCTCAGCACAGGAGCATTGAAGAACCTCGCGCATATCAAAGAGCAGGTCGAATTCGTTGAGGGAGATCTCCGCGACCTGTCTGCCGTCGAACAGGCTGTCAAAGACGTCGATATTATTTTCCATCAGGCAGCACTCGCATCTGTACCCCGCAGTGTTGACCATCCACTGGACACACACGAAGCCTGCGTCACCGGGACGATTCATGTCCTCGATGCCGCTCGTCGTCTGGGAGTTCAGCGCGTTGTGTATGCCGGTTCCAGCAGTGCCTATGGCAACCAGAAACAGATGCCCAAGCATGAAGGGCAGACTCCCGAAGTGCTTTCCCCCTACGCGGCCGCCAAGCTGGCAGGCGAACTGTACTGCCAGGCCTTCGCCAATTCCTATGACCTGGAAACCGTGCGGATCCGTTATTTCAACGTCTTTGGGCCGCGCCAGGATCCCAACAGTCCTTACTCGGCTGTGATTCCCCTGTTTGCCTCCGCACTGCTCGAAGGGAAACGGCCGTTGATCTTCGGCGATGGACTGCAGTCACGGGATTTTACTTTCGTAGATAATGTCGTGCAGGCCAACATTCTGGCCTCGCAGGCTGATGCTGACGTTGTCTCCGGGAATGTCTACAACGTGGCCTGTGGCAGCTCATTGAATCTGATCGATCTGTTGAAGTTTATCTGCGAGCAACTGGATAAACCGTACGATCCCGATTTCCAGCCGCCCCGTACCGGCGATGTCAAACATTCGTGGGCCGATATCTCCGCGGCACAGCGGGACCTGGGTTACGAACCGGTCGTCGATATCAAAGAAGGTCTGCGCAGGACCATCGAATGGTATGCAGAGTACGTCGGTGCGGACTCGAACAAATGCCTGGGCGGTTGTTAA
- the rlmB gene encoding 23S rRNA (guanosine(2251)-2'-O)-methyltransferase RlmB, whose product MALELKNPHSVLAALKTRPIDVTEIRLSAGAAQGNWGDVADEARGHGIPVVFRKAPPQKMKRRQSEDQGRRTTGSVALVKPRNPSSLTELFTLEHEGSEPRGLWLALDCIQDPHNIGAIFRTAAFFGVRGIVLTKDRSAPLNATVYDVASGGMEAVPFAVETNLSRAITEAKQSGVWIMGTSEHAEEDVATYSQDRPWMVVIGNEEKGLRRLTLEQCDVVCRLTPAGLVDSLNASVAAGIMIARFSPFGPGVN is encoded by the coding sequence GTGGCTCTCGAGCTGAAAAACCCCCATAGTGTGCTGGCTGCTTTGAAAACCCGTCCGATTGACGTGACCGAAATCCGTCTGTCTGCCGGTGCCGCACAGGGAAACTGGGGCGATGTCGCCGACGAAGCCCGCGGTCACGGAATTCCAGTGGTCTTCCGCAAAGCCCCACCGCAGAAAATGAAACGCAGGCAGTCCGAAGATCAGGGACGCCGCACGACAGGTTCGGTGGCACTCGTGAAGCCCCGCAATCCCTCTTCCCTCACGGAACTGTTCACGCTGGAGCACGAAGGCTCCGAGCCGCGGGGGCTCTGGCTGGCCCTGGACTGCATTCAGGATCCGCATAACATCGGTGCGATCTTTCGTACGGCTGCTTTTTTCGGCGTCCGCGGCATCGTGCTGACTAAGGACCGCTCGGCTCCCCTGAACGCAACCGTTTACGATGTTGCCTCGGGGGGAATGGAAGCGGTGCCCTTCGCTGTCGAAACCAATCTGAGTCGTGCGATTACGGAAGCCAAACAGTCTGGCGTCTGGATTATGGGAACCTCAGAACACGCCGAGGAAGACGTAGCGACCTACAGTCAGGACCGTCCCTGGATGGTGGTCATCGGGAACGAAGAGAAGGGGCTCAGAAGGCTCACCCTCGAACAATGCGATGTCGTCTGCCGACTGACGCCGGCTGGACTCGTCGATTCGCTGAATGCGTCTGTCGCAGCAGGAATCATGATCGCCCGCTTTTCCCCCTTCGGTCCCGGTGTGAATTAA